One Odontesthes bonariensis isolate fOdoBon6 chromosome 12, fOdoBon6.hap1, whole genome shotgun sequence genomic window, CTCTGACAGCTTTTTCTTCATTGAGGTTGGTCGATCTGCAGCCACCGGTCCGGGGGAGCTGTGGATGCAGGCtgatgactctgtggtggctCAAAATATCCACGAAACTATCTTGGAGGCGATGAAAGCGATGAAGGAGCTGTCGGAGTTTCGTCCGCGCAGCAAAAGCCAGTCGTCTGGTACAAACCCCATCTCTGTACCCACACGGAGGCACCTGAACAACCTCCCCCCGAGCCAGACCGGGCTCCCCCGGCGCTCGCGCACTGACAGCATGGCTGCTACTTCTCCTGTGAGCAAATGTTCATCTTGTCGAATACGCGCGGCGAGTGAGGGCGACGGCACCATGACACGCCCAATGTCAGTCACAGGGAGCCCCCTCAGTCCGGGGATCCACAGGACCCTTCTGAGCAGATCGCACACCATTACAGCTCGCCCCTCTCTAACATTTGAATCTTCCACCCTCCAGCACAGTAAGTCCATGTCTATGCCCCTGTCTCATTCTCCGCCTGTGGCCACCACTTGCCCAGGAAATTGCTCAGATGGCACAGCCCCCCGCCCCTCCAGCTGCAGTGCATCCTTCTCAGGCTCCCCCAGTGATGCAGGTTTTATATCATGTGAGGAGTATGGTTCCAGCCCTGCAGATGCACGGGACCTCAGGCTACCTCTTACCCTCCGCAGCAACACTCCCGAATCTCTCAAAGCAGACACCCCCCCCTCCAGGGATGGTAGTGAACTCGATGGCTACATGGTGATGGAGCGGCAGAATCAGAATGGCTACCGGCGCTTATCTGAGCTTGAAAAAGTGTATCGAAAGCGCACATATTCTCTAACTACCCCCCGCCAGCAGAGGCGCCCCCCCCAAGtgtcctcagcctccctggatGAGTATACTCTTATGAGGGCCACATACACCAGAGGAAGCCAGTCTTCTCTGAGGTGTCACACTGCCTCCCCGAAAGGAAGCGCACTTGAAGATTACAGGGATCTTCATAACAGCGCTAACAGTCTCCATGGCAACAGTGGCTACATGCCTATGATGCCTGGTGTGGGATCTCAGACACCAGGTTCCAAGGACGATCCCTACATGCCCATGAGCCCCATGTGTGTTTCTGCTCCACAGCAGATCATCAACTCTCGTTCACACTCCTCTTCTGCTGGGCTGGCCCCACGCACAGACTCACCGGGGAGTATATCTCTCGAGGACAGTGGTTACATGCCCATGTGGTGCGGAAACAAGATGTCAGTCGAGAGCACTGATGGAAAGCCCAACAACGCAGAGTACCTGTACATGTCTCCTGTTGACACTTTGGTGTCTCTTACACCTTCAGACTACATTCTCAGCCCTTCAGGGGATCCCCACCTCCAGCACAGACAACTCTATTCTTACAGCTCTTTGCCAAGATCACTTAAAGGACAGTGTCAGCGGAATGGGTCAAATGACACAGACCAGTATGTGGTGATGAGTTTACAGAGACAACGGATAGAAGAGGAGTCCAACTATTGTCCTCTCTCTCCAGGGGAATCAGTACCCAGCAGCTCTCCAGAAATACAAGGCGCTCCGTATTCTGTTCCATCTCCTCTTAGACTGGCTCGGATAGATGGAGGTCTGGTACACCGCAACAGGGTGTGTCGACCCACTCGCCTGGCTCTTGAATCCCTAAAAACGTTGCCATGCATGACCGAACATCCCCTTCCCTCTGAGCCACGCAGCCCTGGAGAGTACATCAACATAGATTTCAGTAGCGCTGCCCATACCCAGCAAGCACCCACAGTGACAGAGAGCTCTGAGTCCTCTGGGAGTTTAAAATCTGCAGAGAGGGGATCCCTGTTATTCTCAGACTATGCTAACATTGAGGTCAGCTCCCCTGTTCACCAAGCCGGGGGCTCCCCCCCAAGAGGGTGTTTAAGGCACACACCTGAAGTCTTGACCTGCCCCAGTCTGAGCGCCCTGCAGGACACGCAGGGCAGTGAggcagaaaaagaggaaaaaaggatAGAGGGACAGGCGAAGGAAAGGGGGGTGGTGGAGGAATATCCTCTCCAACAGCAGGGCCCTGTGAGTCAGCCTCCGCCGGTCAAAGATGACTACACCGAGATGACCTTTGGTCCTCCTGCTCCTTTACCTGTTCTCTGCACCCCTGATGCTGCCCCCCTCCCCACCAGCCCCACTGCATGTGTGAAGAGACTCAGCCTGGAGAGCAGCATAGTTGATGCGGTGCCCCCTGTGCCTGTGGACTCTTTTCTCTTGGGGGCTCCTTCGTTATCGGTCACAGTCGTGGATCCAGACAGGGGGGCTAAAGTTATCCGGGCTGACCCTCAAGGGCGTCGGCGTCACAGCTCTGAGACCTTCTCCTCCACCACCACTGTTACACCCGTTTGTCCATCATTCGCCCACGACACCAAGCGACACAGCTCTGCCTCTGTGGAGAACGTGTCCCGCACTGTTCGCAGCTCTGAGGGCCCTGACGAGGACTATGGCATTCCCATGTGCAGGGAAACTTCAGCTGGTTATCAAAACGGACTCAACTACATTGCCTTAAACTTGATGGAGGGGAACCTTGCAGGATGCAGGTTAGGGGGGTGTGACGAACTTCTAAGGTTCAAGACAGCCTGCGGCTGCAAGGGGGGGCTGAATGGCTTCAACACGAGCCCCTATGCCAGCATGGGATTCAAGGAGACTActactgctgctgtgaaaggtGAGTTTTCAAACTTGTCACACATATCCATTCAGTAGTTTTTAATTCACAAAGGGAGTGGTATTGAACTAGAGTGGGATTAAGATCTGCGCCAGGGTGACGTTATTGTCACCACAAATAGGCCACAGGTAATATTTGCTCCAAAGTTATTATAACTCTCTATCATAGAAAATGCCTAAGGTAGCTTTGTCATCTGCACTAGACCCTGTCTCCTCCCATTAGATGGATCCTGCTTTGCTGCTGGTTGAAAGCTGACATACATCTTATGCGTTATTGGTCTCAACAGCTCTTTCACAACCTTGTAATTGTGACTGAAAAAGCTAGTCTTATGAAATCCAATGCAGTGAGCACATCCATCAGCTGCGTCTATTTTACCCAAACACTGATATGTAAACACAGGCTACAGGAGCTAAGAGACGTAAAGTAGTTATTAGCATTGCTCTTGGGTGTGTGCTGGGATGTTTAGGGAGGATTAGTCCCCGACTCGTCACACCCATGACCCTGAAGATTCTCAAGGCTGTGCGATGCTGACGAAGGCTTTCATCCGTTTGTAACTGCAAACTGGAAATGGCTTTATTTACTTCAGAATTAAAGCTTTGCATCAGAATATTTGTGAAAGAAGCTTTGAAGAGTGCAGTGCAATTAAATGGTGTCTATATTCTCCACGGCATGCTGCTTTCTACCTTGCTTATTGGGGGTACAGCTTTTGGAGTAAAGTTATTGTTATCAGGATGTGTTTTGCTCTGCAACTATCTTATTTTGAAACCGCTCTTCATGGCTATATTCTGTCTTGCTTGATGCTcctgttgtgtgtttgtgtgaatggtCTGCTCTGATCTCCCTTAGTGACGCAGTTTTGTACCACGTCAGCAtttagaagggaaaaaaaaaatctaatctgaTACGCACTCAGCGCTACACGTGATGCTTCTGTATGAGCAGCTAGAACAGTTAaaaaacacttcttttttttaatcaataaatTCCTAAGTCACTGTTTTGTAACATTTAGAAGCTGATATGTGCCTCTGAGTAAGTAGTGAAATCTTTGTGACTAGAGGGAAGGAACTGTTGCCATCAAAATATTACCTTTCACCTCGTTTTGTTCGGTATTGCATCAGAAGCTTTTCATGCGTTTGTAAATGGCAGGGATTATTTACAGAGATGGATGACCTGGCAGGGGCAAGTCAGAAGTTGCTGTTGcttgaaaagaaaacacatcTTGTCGGGATCATTGTGAGTCAGACGTCTGTGTTCCTGATGGTGAAATACAAGAGTTTAATATGTGTTTGTGCTTTCACAACCAAGTTGTCTCCGTGTCAGCTGGCTCATGCTGTGAGCGCAGCCAGTGTGGGGCTTGGTGCAAGTCATTGGGTTCCCCAGAAAAACAAGTGAGTCAGTTGTTTATCAATTGTCAGGTACTGGGTTTCAGGGCTGGAATGTGGGCAGTGTGCAAAGGTTGCTGGGAGAGGTGAatgctcatttgtttttctaaccTGGCTGGATGGACTCAGATGGGGGATGGGAggactctttttttctttttttgttactGCGAACCACTTAACAAACATGccagtgaatttttttttcattttcacttttcCACAAGATGATAACGACATTTGACTTGAATGAGGTACGAGCGCACTTGTACACAACCTCCCCATTATTGTCACAGAAAAGCTGATATTTGATCCCAAGTGGAAACATTTGTCCACGGCTAcgtgaggaggaggaaagagGGAGGTGAAAGAACAACGATGATGGGTGGattacttgttttgtttttcctctacAACAGAATAGACAGTTGAACTGTTGGCTGAAGGAAGGCAGACGGTGAAGAGGAGGAACGGAGGAGCAAGGAAGGCCGAAAGAGAATATAAACATGAGGAAACTAAGATTAGTGTCAGCCTAGTTAAAGGTGGATGGCCTttgccataaaaaaaacagagaattcctgttttttgtttatgtgcagagagagaaagaaaggacaCGCCTGTTTACTACTAGATGACAAGCCTTACTACATTCTCTGGTAATCTCTGAGTGAACCATAGTTTGCATTCCAGTCATTGCATGGAATACGTTAGGGCTTCACCTGTTCTCGTTTAGAATCTCAAGTtgcagagagggaggaggatGCCGCAAATATGTAAACATCCTGCCTTTGGACGTATAGGAGGTTTACATGTGGCAAAGCGAGAAGTGTTTTAGTCAGTCACTTAAGAATTCATGCTTTGGGTTTTAGTTTCCGGTACAACTTTCATGTGCCTGCTAACAATAGAAGTGGCACTTTGGAAATACCACATGAGAACTcatgttttttcaaattcaactcatttaattttttctaaTGTAGGACTTAAAGAAgcctataacaaaaaaaataaagaattgatgAAAACTCATCTATTTCATGAGTTTTGACAGTCTTGTGCGTGTCTGTGTGAGTGGTATTGTTGGACATATTTATTTCCATGTTGGTAATGAAAAAAGAGGGCGTGTGCTCTGTTTTCACACCATCTCTTTATTCCCTTTGTTTGACTGTCCTCatcccatctctctctctcttttttttttttggcctcaTGCAGACCGCTTTATCTTGCCCCTGTCATCTTCTTTTCTGATTTCTGTCCTCGTTCATCTAATGACTCTCTTTCTGACCTGAAGCATGGGTGCAGACAGAGAAGAAAACTGACTCACGCTCTCCATTTGTGGGCCCAGACATCCCGCCCCCCCCTCGAAACACGCcaaacacactcacagacaGGTTTTAACTCTGTGTGCCTCTACCATGTGCGTACATATACAGCCATCAGCAGATGGTGTGGGGTAAGGAGGGGGGGTAACGGGGTCAGGGGTTTTTTGCACCTGCCCCGCCAAGCAGTGCTCACTGGTTATCTGGCCCCTCAGAGGAGAGTGACAATACGGCAATGACTGGCCACCATCTGCCACCACAACAACGTGGAGAGGGTTGGGGGTGTGGCCAAGCAGTTTCAAGAAGCCAGCGCAAAACCCttccccctctcctctcctctcctctcctcctgtgCATCCTCCTCCCCCATATCCCCCTTTTCTTCTCTCCAGACACTGGTTTCTGTTTTCCAGAAACcatgtgacccccccccccccactcaaACATACACCTTCTCCACATCAGTGCatttcagtgttttgtttttcctgtttttcaatCGCAGTGGATCATCTTGGATCACCAGAGGTTACGGGTGGTTGTCTGGATTAAAAAAAGATAGCTAATTATACGTGAGTAGAGTCGGTAACAGGACTCTAGATGCGTTGATGGCCTCTGTTTCAAATGTACGGCTACTGCCATTTCaattgccgtttttttttttttttgggctcaTTGATGATGGACATCTTTTAAAGCATAAATCACGAACACGATGAATTTATCGGGGTGCCATCATCATACATAGAATATTTTCGGTGCACAACGATGTCTACGTTCGGCGCCCTGATCACACACAGTAATCTGTGATCACACAACGtctttcctcacctgtcctgaACACCCCTCCCAGTCAGACACACATACGCGGCGCTCCTGGCTGCCCGATACATAACTCTTTGAGCAAAGTAGGGCGGGATGTTCCAGCACTAGATCAAAACAACGTTAACCTCCCGTATCCTCAATTTAGCTTGGAGGTAAGAAGGATTACGTTCACTTCAGGATTAGACATTGTTCAGTAGCTTGTTTTTCGAGAGGTAAGGAAGAGACGGAGGCTCTGTGGGTGACATGAGTACACCTTCCAAATAGCAATTATACATGCAAATAAGCACAGGGTAGTTTAGGGGCAGCTGGCCTCTTTAGACATTTTCAGGCCGGTTCATAAAATCTTCTTAGACTTTGTGCAGCACTTCATTGCTTTAACGCTTCTCTGAAGAGATGTAAATAGCATATTGGGCTGTAATATTAAGAATAAAGGAGTTTGCAGATGCGTCTAAAGCGGAATGATATGTCAACTGTCATCTTAAGTCAATCAGAAGCACAAATCAGCTGCTGATTAGCAGTTTAAGAAATAAGTTTTGAGCCAAACGACGAAGCGTTGTGTGACAATTTGTTACTTTGCTTTGTTTTAGCTAACTGTAGACCCAAAATCTTTGGAAACTAAACACTTGAATGCATCAGCTGATGTATTGGAAAGCCGCCTTGTTTTCAGCAGCGACAAGATAACGTCTAAAAAGACAAGCCAAAGCGGAGAAGGCGTTGATCGATTCTTCTGAAACCGATGTAAGAATGAGTCAGCAAGTTGACGGAGCTTAGtgtggttgttgtttttgttttgctggTCAGACTGAGGTGTGGGAGGTCAGAGGTGTCAGCCTGTGTTTGTTTGGCAGAGCGCTGCTGTAGATCAGGGAGGAGCCGGCAAGGCAGGAATGTAAACAGCGCAGATCTGAGCCCGCTGATCTTTCAGTGTCAATTTCCAGCTTACTCTTATTGAAAACAAGTCGACTGTCTTCTCTCTCACTGTCCGAGTGTGATCAGTTCCGCCTGAAAGCCAGAATCATTTAGCTGGGGGACGGCAGGACACTACTTAAGTAGGCGATGCATCTACAAACACGAAGACTTGTTTACATCCGAAGAGCAGGAGTGGAAGCTGCTTATACATaactctgtgcatgtgtgtcctAGCTCTGAATGGAGCAAGGCTAATTTTAGCATGAgagaactaaataaaaaatgaaaagagcctgtgtgtgtgtgtgtgtgtgtgtgtgtgtgtgtgtgattgctgtgtgtgtatgtgactgtgtgtgccTCTGTGTGGGTTTGCACAGAGAGGGGAGCAGACATTTGGGCTGCAGGGAGGGGCGGagggtgtgtgtgcatgtgctcaAAAAAGAGGAGGGGTAGAAGGCAATGGGTTCATTCTCCCGCTGTACCTCTGTCCCCTCCTTTCAATAACATCCCCCCTCCCCAAATCTTCCTGCCCACCCAGACTTTTCTCAGATCGGCTTGTGTTTGAATAGCAGCGTGTGTGGCCGGTCCCCGTACGCCATATTGCCGACTTGGACTATGGTCCGTTGATGAAAAAAACTGGGATCTTTAGGTCTGTGT contains:
- the irs2b gene encoding insulin receptor substrate 2, with product MASPPNTGDQSLLASNANNGVKKCGYLKKQKHGHKRFFVLKDPSEGFPARLEYYESEKKWKNKSAAKRVISLDSCLNISKRADAKHKYLIALYTKDEYFAVAAENEQEQESWYRALTDLMAEGRVYDGSASNSASSLVGFDEASYGVITPVTAAYKEVWQVNLKSRGLGQSRNLTGVYRLCLSSRTISFVKLNSDVASVILQLMNIRRCGHSDSFFFIEVGRSAATGPGELWMQADDSVVAQNIHETILEAMKAMKELSEFRPRSKSQSSGTNPISVPTRRHLNNLPPSQTGLPRRSRTDSMAATSPVSKCSSCRIRAASEGDGTMTRPMSVTGSPLSPGIHRTLLSRSHTITARPSLTFESSTLQHSKSMSMPLSHSPPVATTCPGNCSDGTAPRPSSCSASFSGSPSDAGFISCEEYGSSPADARDLRLPLTLRSNTPESLKADTPPSRDGSELDGYMVMERQNQNGYRRLSELEKVYRKRTYSLTTPRQQRRPPQVSSASLDEYTLMRATYTRGSQSSLRCHTASPKGSALEDYRDLHNSANSLHGNSGYMPMMPGVGSQTPGSKDDPYMPMSPMCVSAPQQIINSRSHSSSAGLAPRTDSPGSISLEDSGYMPMWCGNKMSVESTDGKPNNAEYLYMSPVDTLVSLTPSDYILSPSGDPHLQHRQLYSYSSLPRSLKGQCQRNGSNDTDQYVVMSLQRQRIEEESNYCPLSPGESVPSSSPEIQGAPYSVPSPLRLARIDGGLVHRNRVCRPTRLALESLKTLPCMTEHPLPSEPRSPGEYINIDFSSAAHTQQAPTVTESSESSGSLKSAERGSLLFSDYANIEVSSPVHQAGGSPPRGCLRHTPEVLTCPSLSALQDTQGSEAEKEEKRIEGQAKERGVVEEYPLQQQGPVSQPPPVKDDYTEMTFGPPAPLPVLCTPDAAPLPTSPTACVKRLSLESSIVDAVPPVPVDSFLLGAPSLSVTVVDPDRGAKVIRADPQGRRRHSSETFSSTTTVTPVCPSFAHDTKRHSSASVENVSRTVRSSEGPDEDYGIPMCRETSAGYQNGLNYIALNLMEGNLAGCRLGGCDELLRFKTACGCKGGLNGFNTSPYASMGFKETTTAAVKE